The Thermobispora bispora DSM 43833 genome window below encodes:
- a CDS encoding DNA polymerase III subunit delta' yields MGVFDDLVGQERAIGVLRTAAAAAAEIVAGGAGAGMTHAWLFTGPPGSGRTEAAKALAAALLCADQGCGACESCHQVEVGSHPDLMWVRPEGLSYGIKQTRGLVLKAAGAPTLGRWRIVLFEDADRLTEEAANALLKAIEEPPQRTVWLLCAPAPDDLIITIRSRCRVVKLHAPSTEAVAEVLMSRDGVPREMAFFAARAAQGHVERARRLALDEEARRRRDEVLSIPRSLTGIGECVSAAERLVKVSAEDADAATAALNEAETAELRKVYGEGSSGKGLGRGLVRGAAGALKELEAMQKSRATRIKRDSLDQALLDLAAFYRDVLAIQFGARVELATEDRRSDLEAVARESTPEDTLRRIDAIMQCRERLAANANPQIAVEAMTLALRSPRAAAG; encoded by the coding sequence GTGGGCGTGTTCGATGATCTGGTGGGGCAGGAGCGGGCGATCGGCGTGCTCCGCACCGCCGCGGCCGCCGCGGCCGAGATCGTCGCCGGGGGCGCGGGCGCGGGCATGACCCACGCCTGGCTGTTCACCGGGCCGCCCGGCTCCGGGCGGACGGAGGCCGCCAAGGCGCTCGCCGCCGCGCTGCTCTGCGCCGACCAAGGGTGCGGCGCCTGCGAGAGCTGCCACCAGGTCGAGGTCGGCTCGCACCCCGACCTGATGTGGGTGCGCCCCGAGGGCCTGTCGTACGGCATCAAGCAGACCCGCGGCCTGGTCCTCAAGGCGGCGGGGGCCCCGACCCTCGGCCGGTGGCGGATCGTGCTGTTCGAGGACGCGGACCGGCTCACCGAGGAGGCGGCGAACGCGCTGCTCAAGGCGATCGAGGAGCCGCCGCAGCGCACCGTGTGGCTGCTGTGCGCCCCCGCGCCGGACGATCTGATCATCACGATCCGGTCCCGCTGCCGGGTGGTCAAGCTGCACGCCCCGTCGACCGAGGCGGTCGCCGAGGTCCTGATGTCCCGCGACGGAGTCCCCCGGGAGATGGCGTTCTTCGCCGCCCGGGCCGCCCAGGGGCACGTGGAGCGGGCGCGCCGCCTGGCGCTCGATGAGGAGGCCCGGCGCCGCCGGGACGAGGTGCTCTCCATCCCCCGGTCGCTCACCGGGATCGGCGAGTGCGTGTCCGCGGCCGAGCGGCTGGTGAAGGTCTCCGCCGAGGACGCCGACGCCGCCACGGCCGCGCTGAACGAGGCCGAGACCGCCGAGCTGCGCAAGGTGTACGGCGAGGGCTCCTCCGGCAAGGGGCTCGGCCGGGGCCTGGTGCGGGGCGCGGCCGGGGCGCTGAAGGAGCTGGAGGCGATGCAGAAGTCGCGGGCGACCCGGATCAAGCGGGACTCCCTCGACCAGGCCCTGCTCGACCTGGCCGCCTTCTACCGGGACGTGCTCGCCATCCAGTTCGGGGCGCGGGTGGAGCTGGCCACCGAGGACCGCCGGAGCGACCTGGAGGCCGTGGCCCGCGAATCGACGCCCGAGGACACCCTGCGCCGGATCGACGCGATCATGCAGTGCCGGGAGCGCCTGGCCGCGAACGCCAACCCGCAGATCGCCGTGGAGGCGATGACCCTCGCCCTCCGCTCCCCACGGGCCGCGGCCGGTTGA
- the tmk gene encoding dTMP kinase: protein MSTPGRAAARRKTSHVLAHTPFRRLWTAMAVCSLGDWLNIIALTALAGSLTAGAGFQTQSLAIGGVFVAKMLPAILLGPLAGAIADRFDRRPTMVMADLVRFAVVLSIPLVGNYQWLIIATLLIECANLFWVPAKDATVPNMVPKERLEEANQLNLLVTYGTAPVAAALFAVVSGVVETISAALSGSPVGASQVALFVNSLAYLVSAGLIATLREFPKNHTRHVSTPSVFRQIVEGWRFVGVNPVVRGLVVGMVGAFAAGGAVVGIARAYVGALGGGDAGYGAVFCAVFLGMAFGMFFGLRLLGALSRRRLFGISLVLAGITLAAVAIIHNLVIVVVLTVLLGACAGVAWIIGYTVIGLEVEDGLRGRTFSFLQSLARVVLLLVVAAASAVAAFVGSHTLTLAGLSYRFDGSNAVLLLAALLAVAVGVVALRQMDDRRGIPIIADLLAALRGKKYVPEQEEEQRRGLFIAFEGGEGSGKTTQARMLAIWLRDQGYDVVQTREPGGTKLGMRLRAILLDSAHQGISGRSEALLYAADRAEHVEKVIRPALRRGSAVISDRYVDSSLAYQGAGRMLDRDEVARINEWATGGLVPDLTVVLDVPPAVGLRRMGSPADRLEAEPLEFHERVRRELRALAAAEPERYLVVDGTLPQEEVTRIIQDRVREILPDPVPQEAEAATGTLPAIRD from the coding sequence ATGAGCACCCCTGGCCGGGCCGCCGCGCGGCGGAAGACCTCCCACGTGCTGGCCCATACGCCGTTCCGCAGGTTGTGGACGGCGATGGCGGTTTGCAGCCTCGGAGACTGGCTCAACATCATCGCGCTGACCGCCCTGGCGGGCAGCCTCACCGCGGGCGCGGGCTTCCAGACGCAGAGCCTCGCCATCGGCGGCGTCTTCGTCGCGAAGATGCTCCCCGCGATCCTGCTCGGCCCGCTCGCCGGAGCGATCGCCGATCGGTTCGACCGCCGGCCGACGATGGTCATGGCCGACCTCGTCCGGTTCGCCGTGGTGCTGTCGATCCCGCTGGTGGGGAACTACCAGTGGCTGATCATCGCGACGCTGCTGATCGAGTGCGCCAACCTGTTCTGGGTGCCGGCCAAGGACGCCACGGTGCCCAACATGGTGCCCAAGGAGCGGCTCGAGGAGGCGAACCAGCTCAACCTCCTCGTCACGTACGGCACGGCGCCCGTGGCGGCCGCGCTGTTCGCCGTGGTCTCCGGCGTGGTGGAGACGATCTCCGCCGCCCTCTCCGGTAGCCCGGTGGGCGCCTCGCAGGTCGCGCTCTTCGTCAACTCCCTGGCGTACCTGGTGTCGGCGGGGCTGATCGCCACGCTGCGGGAGTTCCCGAAGAACCACACCCGGCACGTGTCCACGCCGTCGGTGTTCCGGCAGATCGTGGAGGGGTGGCGCTTCGTCGGGGTCAACCCGGTGGTGCGCGGCCTGGTCGTCGGCATGGTCGGCGCGTTCGCCGCCGGCGGCGCGGTGGTCGGCATCGCCCGCGCCTATGTGGGCGCCCTGGGCGGGGGCGACGCGGGGTACGGTGCCGTGTTCTGCGCCGTCTTCCTGGGCATGGCGTTCGGTATGTTCTTCGGCCTCCGCCTGCTCGGCGCGCTCTCCCGGCGCCGCCTCTTCGGGATCTCCCTCGTCCTCGCGGGGATCACGCTCGCCGCGGTCGCGATCATCCACAACCTGGTGATCGTGGTGGTGCTCACCGTGCTGCTCGGCGCGTGCGCGGGCGTCGCCTGGATCATCGGGTACACGGTGATCGGCCTGGAGGTGGAGGACGGGCTGCGCGGCCGTACCTTCTCCTTCCTGCAGTCGCTCGCCCGGGTGGTGCTGCTGCTCGTGGTGGCGGCCGCGTCCGCGGTGGCCGCGTTCGTGGGCAGCCACACGCTCACCCTCGCCGGGCTGAGCTACCGCTTCGACGGGTCGAACGCGGTCCTGCTCCTCGCCGCGCTGCTCGCGGTGGCCGTCGGCGTCGTGGCCCTGCGGCAGATGGACGACCGGCGCGGCATCCCCATCATCGCCGACCTGCTCGCCGCGCTCCGCGGGAAGAAGTACGTCCCCGAGCAGGAGGAGGAGCAGCGGCGCGGCCTGTTCATCGCGTTCGAGGGCGGTGAGGGCTCCGGAAAGACCACGCAGGCGCGGATGCTCGCCATCTGGCTGCGCGATCAGGGGTACGACGTCGTGCAGACCCGCGAGCCCGGGGGCACCAAGCTCGGCATGCGGCTGCGGGCGATCCTGCTCGACTCCGCCCACCAGGGGATCTCCGGCCGGTCCGAGGCGCTGCTGTACGCGGCCGACCGGGCCGAGCACGTGGAGAAGGTCATCCGGCCGGCGCTCCGCCGGGGCTCGGCCGTGATCTCCGACCGGTACGTGGACTCCTCCCTCGCCTACCAGGGCGCCGGGCGGATGCTCGACCGGGACGAGGTGGCCCGGATCAACGAGTGGGCGACCGGCGGGCTCGTCCCGGACCTCACCGTGGTGCTCGACGTGCCGCCGGCGGTGGGGCTCCGGCGCATGGGCTCCCCGGCCGACCGGCTCGAGGCCGAGCCGCTCGAGTTCCACGAGCGGGTCCGCCGCGAGCTGCGGGCGCTCGCCGCCGCCGAGCCCGAGCGGTACCTCGTCGTCGACGGGACGCTGCCGCAGGAAGAGGTGACCCGGATCATCCAGGACCGGGTCCGGGAGATCCTGCCCGACCCGGTGCCGCAGGAGGCCGAGGCGGCGACCGGCACGCTGCCCGCCATCCGCGACTGA
- a CDS encoding metallophosphoesterase, with product MFLILVLVVLLAVPGYLWWRLIKPATHPGSRARRLLTWALIGLTALLPATMIGGRVLGIEAERVLAWPGYLWLAVMFYLFVFSLALEVPRAVAAVLIRRSRAKAVPGRAAPEAGAAARPAEGERESAAAAGNPAGPATATGTAVRDPAPPAPEAGGIDRRMFLSRTASALVGMGALATVGYGMRTALGDPVIERVPIRLDRLDPRLAGLRIATVSDIHLGPLTGIGHTRRIVRMINELEADVVAIVGDLVDGTVQELGHLAAPLRHLESRYGAYFVTGNHEYYSGEGPQEWIEELRSLGVRPLRNERVEISHAGAALDLAGVNDVTGGSSGDGPDLARALGGRDPSRPVVLLAHQPILVHQAAAHGVDLQLSGHTHGGQLAPFNLLVPLQQPVVAGLASFPRAGAGRTQVYVTRGAGAWGPPVRVGAPPEITLIELRAG from the coding sequence GTGTTCCTGATCCTGGTGCTGGTCGTCCTGCTCGCCGTTCCGGGGTACCTCTGGTGGCGGCTGATCAAACCGGCCACCCATCCGGGTTCGCGGGCGCGCCGCCTGCTCACCTGGGCGTTGATCGGGCTCACCGCCCTGCTGCCGGCCACCATGATCGGCGGGCGGGTCCTCGGCATCGAGGCCGAGCGCGTCCTCGCCTGGCCGGGCTACCTCTGGCTGGCGGTCATGTTCTACCTGTTCGTCTTCTCGCTCGCCCTGGAGGTCCCGCGGGCGGTGGCCGCGGTGCTCATCCGGCGCTCCCGCGCGAAGGCCGTACCCGGCCGGGCCGCGCCCGAGGCGGGCGCGGCCGCCAGGCCGGCCGAGGGCGAGCGGGAGTCCGCGGCCGCCGCCGGGAATCCCGCCGGTCCGGCCACGGCCACCGGGACCGCGGTCCGCGACCCGGCGCCGCCGGCCCCCGAGGCCGGTGGGATCGACCGCAGGATGTTCCTCTCCCGCACGGCCTCCGCGCTCGTCGGCATGGGCGCGCTGGCGACCGTGGGGTACGGCATGCGCACCGCCCTCGGCGACCCGGTGATCGAGCGCGTGCCGATCCGGCTCGACCGGCTCGATCCGCGGCTCGCCGGTTTACGGATCGCCACGGTGAGCGACATCCACCTCGGCCCCCTCACCGGGATCGGCCACACCCGGCGCATCGTCCGCATGATCAATGAGCTCGAGGCGGACGTGGTCGCGATCGTCGGGGACCTCGTCGACGGCACGGTTCAGGAGCTCGGCCACCTGGCCGCCCCGCTCCGCCACCTGGAGTCCCGGTACGGGGCGTACTTCGTCACCGGCAACCACGAGTACTACTCCGGCGAGGGCCCGCAGGAGTGGATCGAGGAGCTGAGGTCGCTCGGGGTGCGGCCGCTGCGCAACGAGCGGGTGGAGATCAGCCACGCGGGGGCCGCGCTCGACCTCGCCGGGGTCAACGACGTGACCGGTGGGTCCTCCGGGGACGGCCCCGACCTTGCGCGGGCGCTCGGCGGCCGGGACCCGTCCCGCCCGGTCGTGCTCCTCGCCCACCAGCCGATCCTGGTCCACCAGGCCGCGGCGCACGGGGTGGACCTCCAGCTCTCCGGCCACACCCACGGCGGGCAGCTCGCCCCGTTCAACCTGCTCGTGCCGTTGCAGCAGCCGGTGGTGGCCGGCCTGGCCTCCTTCCCCCGGGCCGGGGCCGGCCGGACTCAGGTGTACGTCACCCGAGGGGCGGGGGCGTGGGGCCCGCCGGTCCGGGTCGGCGCGCCGCCGGAGATCACCCTGATCGAGCTGCGGGCCGGGTGA
- the topA gene encoding type I DNA topoisomerase: protein MPASNGKAGGTRLVIVESPAKAKTIAGYLGRGYIVESSIGHIRDLPERAEDIPEKYRGEPWARLGVNVDHDFEPLYVVNPDKKAQVTKLKQLLKEADELYLATDEDREGEAIAWHLREVLKPKIPVRRMVFHEITPTAIREAVANPRDLNLRLVDAQETRRILDRLYGYEVSPVLWKKVKPRLSAGRVQSVATRLVVERERERMAFTPAEYWDLQAVFDTGRAADEPRTFSAALTTVDGRRIAQGRDFTSSGTLKSTDVLHLDEAAAAALVRRLDGATYRVKSVERRPYTRKPYAPFRTTTLQQEASRKLGFSAKYTMQVAQRLYENGFITYMRTDSVTLSETAIAAARRQALKLYGPAYVSEEPRVYTSKVKNAQEAHEAIRPAGEEFRTPGETGLTGDEFRLYELIWQRTVASQMKDAVGESVTVRVEGTSAGADPVTVEFTATGRTITFHGFLKAYVEDADDPGTDRDDQEKRLPVLNEGDRLTAQELNALGHSTKPPARYTEASLVKELEEREIGRPSTYATIIGTILERGYVFKKGNALVPSFLAFAVVNLLEQHFGNLVDYEFTARMEECLDAIARGETERVPWLRRFYFGEDQDQGLKGMVNDLGDIDAKEICSFPIKGSDIVVRVGRYGPYLERGDVRVNIPEDLAPDELTAEKAEELFSRPSGERELGIDPETGRMIVVKEGRFGPYVTEIIPEEETAAEGKKRGKKADQPKPRTSSLFKSMSFETVTLEDALKLLNLPRVLGEIDGEVVTAQNGRFGPYLKKGAESRSLASEEELFTVTLEQARELFAQPKTRGRGRAASAPLRELGVDPNTNRPIVVKDGRFGPYVTDGETNASLRKGDTVEEITLERAVELLADRRERAAAQKSGAAGGTKATKKKAAT, encoded by the coding sequence GTGCCAGCCAGCAACGGCAAGGCCGGCGGTACCCGTCTGGTGATCGTCGAGTCGCCGGCGAAGGCGAAGACGATCGCCGGGTACCTTGGGCGCGGCTACATCGTGGAGTCGAGCATCGGTCACATCCGTGACCTGCCGGAGAGGGCCGAGGACATCCCGGAGAAGTACCGCGGAGAGCCTTGGGCCCGCCTCGGGGTGAACGTCGACCACGACTTCGAGCCGCTCTACGTCGTGAACCCTGACAAGAAGGCGCAGGTCACCAAGCTCAAGCAGCTCCTCAAGGAGGCCGACGAGCTCTACCTGGCCACCGACGAGGACCGGGAGGGCGAGGCCATCGCGTGGCACCTGCGCGAGGTGCTCAAGCCCAAGATCCCGGTGCGCCGGATGGTCTTCCACGAGATCACGCCCACCGCCATCCGGGAGGCGGTGGCGAACCCGCGCGATCTCAACCTGCGCCTCGTGGACGCCCAGGAGACCCGGCGGATCCTCGACCGGCTCTACGGCTACGAGGTGAGCCCGGTCCTGTGGAAGAAGGTCAAGCCGCGGCTCTCCGCCGGCCGGGTCCAGTCCGTCGCGACCCGCCTGGTCGTCGAGCGGGAGCGCGAGCGGATGGCGTTCACCCCCGCCGAGTACTGGGACCTGCAGGCCGTCTTCGACACCGGCCGGGCGGCCGACGAGCCCCGCACGTTCAGCGCCGCGCTCACCACGGTGGACGGCCGGCGGATCGCCCAGGGGCGCGACTTCACCTCGTCCGGCACCCTGAAGAGCACCGACGTCCTCCACCTCGATGAGGCCGCGGCCGCCGCCCTGGTGCGCCGGCTCGACGGCGCCACCTACCGGGTGAAGTCGGTCGAGCGCCGGCCGTACACGCGCAAGCCGTACGCGCCGTTCCGCACCACCACGCTGCAGCAGGAGGCGAGCCGCAAGCTCGGCTTCTCCGCCAAGTACACGATGCAGGTGGCGCAGCGGCTCTACGAGAACGGCTTCATCACCTACATGCGCACCGACAGCGTCACGCTGTCCGAGACGGCGATCGCCGCCGCCCGCCGCCAGGCGCTCAAGCTCTACGGCCCGGCGTACGTCTCCGAGGAGCCGCGCGTCTACACGAGCAAGGTCAAGAACGCGCAGGAGGCGCACGAGGCGATCCGCCCGGCCGGGGAGGAGTTCCGCACCCCGGGCGAGACCGGCCTGACCGGGGACGAGTTCCGGCTCTACGAGCTGATCTGGCAGCGCACCGTGGCGTCCCAGATGAAGGACGCCGTGGGCGAGTCGGTCACGGTGCGGGTCGAGGGGACCTCGGCCGGCGCCGACCCGGTCACCGTGGAGTTCACCGCGACCGGCCGAACGATCACCTTCCACGGCTTCCTCAAGGCGTACGTGGAGGACGCGGACGACCCGGGCACCGACCGCGACGACCAGGAGAAGCGCCTGCCGGTGCTCAACGAGGGCGACCGGCTCACCGCGCAGGAGCTCAACGCGCTCGGCCACTCCACCAAGCCGCCCGCGCGGTACACCGAGGCGTCCCTGGTCAAGGAGCTGGAAGAGCGGGAGATCGGCCGGCCGTCGACCTACGCGACGATCATCGGAACGATCCTGGAGCGGGGGTACGTGTTCAAGAAGGGCAACGCCCTGGTGCCCTCGTTCCTCGCCTTCGCCGTGGTCAACCTGCTGGAGCAGCACTTCGGCAACCTCGTCGACTACGAGTTCACCGCCCGGATGGAGGAGTGCCTCGACGCGATCGCGCGGGGTGAGACCGAGCGGGTCCCGTGGCTGAGGCGGTTCTACTTCGGCGAGGACCAAGACCAAGGCCTGAAGGGCATGGTGAACGACCTTGGCGACATCGACGCCAAGGAGATCTGCTCGTTCCCGATCAAGGGCAGCGACATCGTGGTCCGGGTCGGCCGGTACGGCCCGTACCTGGAGCGCGGCGACGTCCGGGTGAACATCCCCGAGGACCTCGCCCCGGACGAGCTCACCGCGGAGAAGGCCGAGGAGCTCTTCTCCCGGCCGAGCGGGGAGCGGGAGCTCGGCATCGACCCGGAGACCGGCCGGATGATCGTGGTGAAGGAGGGCCGGTTCGGCCCGTACGTCACCGAGATCATCCCCGAGGAGGAGACCGCCGCCGAGGGCAAGAAGCGGGGCAAGAAGGCCGACCAGCCCAAGCCGCGGACGAGCTCGCTGTTCAAGTCGATGTCGTTCGAGACGGTCACCCTCGAGGACGCGCTGAAGCTGCTCAACCTCCCGCGGGTGCTCGGCGAGATCGACGGCGAGGTGGTGACCGCGCAGAACGGCCGGTTCGGCCCTTACCTGAAGAAGGGCGCCGAGTCCCGCTCGCTCGCCTCGGAGGAGGAGCTGTTCACGGTCACGCTCGAGCAGGCCAGGGAGCTGTTCGCCCAGCCCAAGACCCGCGGGCGGGGCCGCGCCGCCAGCGCGCCGCTGCGGGAGCTCGGCGTCGACCCGAACACGAACCGGCCGATCGTGGTGAAGGACGGACGGTTCGGGCCGTACGTCACCGACGGCGAGACGAACGCGTCCCTGCGCAAGGGCGATACGGTGGAGGAGATCACGCTCGAGCGCGCGGTGGAGCTCCTCGCGGATCGGCGTGAACGGGCGGCCGCCCAGAAGAGCGGCGCGGCCGGCGGGACGAAGGCGACCAAGAAGAAGGCCGCCACCTGA
- a CDS encoding DUF5703 family protein, whose product MLEYSYLDLYLPRGTSREAARRVLTEHAEYGDWELERLRLYPDGSRRVRLRRKIIRVVRTM is encoded by the coding sequence GTGCTTGAGTACTCCTACTTGGATCTGTATCTGCCCCGTGGCACCTCCAGGGAGGCGGCGCGACGGGTGCTGACCGAGCACGCCGAGTACGGGGACTGGGAGCTCGAGCGATTGCGGCTGTATCCCGACGGGAGCAGGCGCGTCCGGTTGCGTCGCAAGATCATACGGGTCGTGCGCACGATGTGA